The following nucleotide sequence is from Thermodesulfobacteriota bacterium.
GGCGAGCGCTATTTAAGCACCACCCTTTTTGCCGTGCGGGAGACCGTCGATATCCGGCTTTACAACACCGCCACCCGGCAGAAGGAGAACTTTGTGCCGCTCTCGCCGGGCCGGGTCTCCATGTATTCCTGCGGCCCTACGGCCAACGCCCGCATGAGCCTGGGCCACTGCCGCCGCATGGTCTTCGCCGACGTGCTGTCCCGCTACCTGATCTACCGGGGATATGCCGTCCGGCATATCGTCAACATCACCGATTTTGACGACAACACCATCGAAGGCGCGGAAAAGGCCGGTAAAAGCCTGACCGAATTCACCCGCGGGTATATCGATCATATCAAGCAGGACCTGGCCGCCCTGGGCGTCAAGCCGGCCGAGAAATACCCCCTGCCCAGCGAGGAGTTCCCGGAAATGGTGGATATGGCGGAGAAGCTGGTCGCCAGGGGCGTGGCCTATGAAAAGCTGCGGTCCGTCTATTTTGACATTTCCAGCCTGGGGGATTACGGCGACCTTTCCCGGGTCGACGCCGACAAGATCCGGCTGGGCGCCACCGTTGACCTGGACGAATACGAAAAGGACAATCCCCGCGACTTTACCCTGCTCAAGCGGGCCCGGCTGGGGGAATTAAAGAAAGGTCTTTACGTCCAGACCAAGTGGGGCAATGTCCGGCCGTCGTTGCACCTGCAGTGCGCGGCCATGTCCCGTAAATATCTGGGCGATCAGTTTGATATTCATACCGGCAGCTTTAACCTGGTCTTCCCGCACCATGAAAACGAACAGGCCATATCCCGGGCCCTGACCGGCAAAACGCCGGCCCGGTTCTGGATTCATTGCGAAACGGTTTTGTCGGAAGAGAGCGGCGCCTGGAAACCCGCCGTCATGACCATTGAAGAGGCCCTGGCCGCCGGCCTGACCGGCCGCCAGCTGCGCTACTGGTTTGTTTCGGTCCATTACCGCAAGCCCCTGACCTTTTCGCGGGAAAGCGTGGACATGGCCGCCCGCTCCCTGGCCCGCCTGGACAACTGTGTCAGGGCCCTGGCCGCCATTGCCGGAAAACCGTCCGGGGACAAACCGGAAAAGGAGCGCGCCACCCGGCAGGAGATCGACCAGATCATTTATAATATCCGCCAGGGCGTGGTCGACGCCATGGACGATGACCTGAATGTCTCCGAGGCCCTGGCCAGCATTTTCAAAAACATCAAGCAGATCAACACCTTTCTGGCGGACGGCGCCCTGGATGGCGCTGACGCGCAAAAAATCATGGACGCTTTTGCGCAGATCGACCAGGTATTGAACCTTTTTGATTTTTCAGAACCGGCCGCGGATACCTCGGCCCGGGTTCAGGCGTTGATGCGGCAGCGGGACCAGGCCCGGAAGGAAAAAAACTGGGCCCTGGCCGATGAACTGCGTAAGACCCTGCAGGAAATGGGGGTTGCGGTGGTAGATACCAAGCGCGATTAGAACTTATTTAGCACCAAGGGCTCAAGGGGTCCTTGAACCCTGAACCTTAAACCCTTATATTGGTCGAAACCTGTCATGCTCGAACCCGTTCTTTTCCCTTTTACCTGCCTGGATGAAAAAACCGCCGGGATGCTGCTGGCCTGCTTCGATCGCATCCGGGTGTATCTGCCCAC
It contains:
- the cysS gene encoding cysteine--tRNA ligase; this translates as MTTLLDFIGNTPLVEIRRICPRPGVRILAKLEYMNPGGSIKDRAALYMIEEGEKSGLLTKDKIVIEATSGNTGIGLAMVCAIKGYRLCLAMSENASEERKRILKGRGAEILLTPGHLGTDGAIEEVYRLVRENPDKYYMTDQFNNEANWKAHYYGTAEEIWRQTEGRIDTMVATLGTSGTAMGLARRLKELKPDIRMVGVEPFLGHKIQGLKNMKESYQPEIYSRKWLDDKPNIDDEEAFAMARRLAAEEGLFVGMSSGAAMAVACAEAMRLEKGTVVTIFPDSGERYLSTTLFAVRETVDIRLYNTATRQKENFVPLSPGRVSMYSCGPTANARMSLGHCRRMVFADVLSRYLIYRGYAVRHIVNITDFDDNTIEGAEKAGKSLTEFTRGYIDHIKQDLAALGVKPAEKYPLPSEEFPEMVDMAEKLVARGVAYEKLRSVYFDISSLGDYGDLSRVDADKIRLGATVDLDEYEKDNPRDFTLLKRARLGELKKGLYVQTKWGNVRPSLHLQCAAMSRKYLGDQFDIHTGSFNLVFPHHENEQAISRALTGKTPARFWIHCETVLSEESGAWKPAVMTIEEALAAGLTGRQLRYWFVSVHYRKPLTFSRESVDMAARSLARLDNCVRALAAIAGKPSGDKPEKERATRQEIDQIIYNIRQGVVDAMDDDLNVSEALASIFKNIKQINTFLADGALDGADAQKIMDAFAQIDQVLNLFDFSEPAADTSARVQALMRQRDQARKEKNWALADELRKTLQEMGVAVVDTKRD